The following proteins come from a genomic window of Sandaracinaceae bacterium:
- a CDS encoding type 1 glutamine amidotransferase: MQRTLKVLLIQVRDAEDPMREHELECFATRTRLARSAFGVWDAVGRSPTLSEVRGYDALMVGGSGDYNVSKRNQPGLDHLLELLREVSAVGHPTFASCYGFQCLVAAHGGEIVHDESRTEVGTYEMELTDAGRADPVLGSLPARFEAQQGHKDHADRLPDGFENLARSERSPLQALRVPGEPVWGVQFHPELDHLANRRRYEHYLDAYSAGMSVDERARALSRFRPSPHASELLQAFLALV; encoded by the coding sequence ATGCAGCGGACGCTGAAGGTGTTGTTGATCCAGGTCCGGGACGCCGAGGACCCGATGCGCGAGCACGAGCTCGAGTGCTTCGCCACGCGGACGCGCCTCGCGCGCAGCGCTTTCGGGGTGTGGGACGCGGTCGGGCGCTCGCCCACGCTCTCCGAGGTGCGCGGCTACGACGCCCTGATGGTGGGCGGCAGCGGCGACTACAACGTGTCGAAGCGCAACCAGCCCGGCCTCGACCACCTGCTCGAGCTCCTCCGGGAGGTCTCGGCCGTCGGCCACCCCACCTTCGCGTCCTGCTACGGATTCCAGTGCCTCGTCGCCGCGCACGGGGGCGAGATCGTGCACGACGAGAGCCGCACCGAGGTGGGCACCTACGAGATGGAGCTGACCGACGCCGGCCGCGCCGACCCCGTGCTCGGATCGCTGCCGGCACGCTTCGAGGCGCAGCAAGGTCACAAGGACCACGCGGACCGGCTGCCGGACGGCTTCGAGAACCTGGCCCGCAGCGAGCGCTCTCCGCTCCAGGCCTTGCGCGTGCCGGGCGAGCCGGTGTGGGGCGTCCAGTTCCACCCGGAGCTGGACCACCTCGCGAACCGCCGCCGCTACGAGCACTACCTCGACGCCTACTCCGCCGGCATGAGCGTCGACGAGCGCGCCCGCGCGCTGTCGCGCTTCCGCCCGAGCCCACACGCGTCGGAGCTGTTGCAGGCGTTCCTCGCGCTCGTCTGA
- the arfB gene encoding alternative ribosome rescue aminoacyl-tRNA hydrolase ArfB, with protein MDDLPISRRIVIPAADLSWSAATSSGPGGQNVNKVATKVDLRFDLEGTTALREEVKGRLRRLAANRLDKEGRVMITSQATRDQSRNLEDAREKLAALIKSALYPPKKRKKTRPSRGAKERRLKAKKQHADKKRNRKSVDW; from the coding sequence GTGGACGACCTCCCCATCAGCCGCCGCATCGTGATCCCCGCGGCGGATCTCTCGTGGAGCGCCGCGACCTCGTCGGGCCCGGGTGGCCAGAACGTGAACAAGGTCGCGACGAAGGTCGACCTGCGCTTCGACCTCGAGGGCACCACCGCGCTCCGCGAGGAGGTGAAGGGCCGGCTGCGCCGGCTCGCGGCCAATCGCCTCGACAAGGAGGGCCGCGTGATGATCACGAGCCAGGCCACGCGCGACCAGTCGCGCAACCTGGAGGACGCGCGCGAGAAGCTCGCCGCGCTGATCAAGAGCGCCCTCTACCCGCCGAAGAAGCGCAAGAAGACGCGGCCGTCGCGCGGCGCCAAGGAGCGTCGGCTGAAGGCGAAGAAGCAGCACGCCGACAAGAAGCGCAACCGCAAGTCGGTCGACTGGTAG
- a CDS encoding LysR family transcriptional regulator translates to MSDLEAPITLDQIKVFLCVVEEGSFSGAAKRLRRVQSAISYSIANLERLLEVELFDRSGRKPVLTDAGRALVADAKAVDERVDLLHARAKSISSGVEARLSLAVDMLFPSQALLDGIRAFKERFPLVDLHLRVEALGAVVKLVDDGVCQIGIAVDFTDYPRSLSVKPLTRVPMAQVCAASHRLAAVDGPIGEDALRDEIQIVVTDRSSLTEGLDRGVLSERTWRIADLHTKRMLLLNGFGWGNMPVHAVREDLDAGLLVEIVFANQPKDVDVPLSAISRTADPPGPAGSWLLNHLADACASD, encoded by the coding sequence ATGAGCGACCTAGAAGCACCCATCACGCTCGACCAGATCAAGGTCTTCCTGTGCGTGGTCGAGGAGGGGAGTTTCTCCGGGGCGGCCAAGCGCCTGCGGCGCGTCCAGTCCGCCATCAGCTATTCCATCGCGAACCTCGAGCGGCTGCTGGAGGTGGAGCTCTTCGACCGCTCCGGCCGCAAGCCGGTGCTCACCGACGCGGGCCGCGCCCTGGTGGCGGACGCGAAGGCGGTCGACGAGCGCGTCGATCTCCTGCACGCGCGGGCCAAGAGCATCTCGTCCGGGGTGGAGGCCCGGCTGAGCCTGGCCGTGGACATGCTCTTCCCCTCGCAGGCGCTCCTCGACGGGATCCGCGCCTTCAAGGAGCGCTTCCCGCTCGTCGACCTGCACCTCCGCGTCGAGGCCCTCGGCGCGGTCGTGAAGCTCGTCGACGACGGGGTCTGCCAGATCGGCATCGCGGTCGACTTCACCGACTACCCGCGCTCGCTCAGCGTCAAGCCGCTGACCCGCGTGCCGATGGCCCAGGTCTGCGCCGCCTCGCACCGCCTCGCCGCCGTCGACGGGCCCATCGGCGAGGACGCGCTGCGGGACGAGATCCAGATCGTCGTGACCGATCGCAGCTCGCTCACCGAGGGGCTCGACCGCGGCGTCCTCTCGGAGCGCACGTGGCGCATCGCGGATCTCCACACGAAACGTATGTTGCTGCTGAACGGCTTCGGCTGGGGCAACATGCCGGTGCACGCGGTGCGCGAAGATCTCGACGCGGGCCTGCTGGTCGAGATCGTGTTCGCCAACCAACCGAAGGACGTGGACGTCCCGCTCAGCGCGATCTCTCGCACCGCAGACCCGCCCGGACCCGCGGGCAGCTGGCTCTTGAACCACCTCGCGGACGCCTGCGCGTCCGACTGA
- a CDS encoding response regulator, translating to MSRPTVTYRSTVTLSPEWSEVLAELSVVDLAPDGHEHEDLLICGAAELEETLRPFADTARAARPLVVVADRSMDADQLSTALEAGADDHLPLDLPKAALTQRLQILAFRAERRRKVDLAASLRSIEGVFRELGDVFNDIVFVTSADMSRTLYVSPALERLLGLPRETAYADAMAYFERVHPDDRAALSGLVQATSPIEHRVADADGRYDWVETRAHPVRDAHGEVVRWLGITSDISRRKQAEQEASALERLLNGATLALAKLLQASDAEEALPSVLETVGRATTAHRIYSAMHGVSASGRPTVRLTHEWHADEIPPIDDPGVFSEREASPDARAAMERLARGEVVALRASEISDAAREGLASTGARAVLMVPVLVRGRCRGHIGFIDCEAERRWSTPMRRTLQLTAAAIGAVSLREQAEREVATQSARLRSLFEATNPAATVSAQLDSLIETAVTAFGMELGTLARVDQAALECEIVRAFPAGGPLAPGASLPVSPDIRQMFAERRARLMDDLPEGASEATRRLSVRSSMTVPVFVEDEAWGILSLLRHTPRPQPSNEADRDSLELLGRLVGLLLERREAEAQRRVMDERMQESQRLESLGVLAGGVAHDFNNLLMAIMGNAEVAKLDLDDDHPSSEALSHIVLASMRAAELTQQVLTYAGKARTERDAIDVGEAVADMGELLNAALPKNATLRVAEDIAVPPIEADPAQLRQVLLNLLSNAAEALDGSAGEITVSLSAASEAPAGRIGHASDGVERWVRIEVRDDGRGMDGDTLGRALDPFFSTKAQGRGLGLAVVTGVVRSHGAVLDIDSAKGEGTTVRIHWPASTVEAPPVQPPRPASLDGLRVLVVDDEPLVLRAVESLLSRAGARVRTAFDGQDGIEAYDSEGPFDLVVLDLTMPRRHGSEVMAVLRERSPALPILVMSGYPDTQASSDAHTHFLQKPFRPPELLERVESLLVTG from the coding sequence GTGTCCCGACCAACCGTCACATACCGAAGCACCGTCACGCTATCGCCGGAGTGGTCGGAGGTGCTCGCCGAGCTCTCCGTCGTGGACCTGGCCCCGGACGGGCACGAGCACGAAGACCTCCTGATCTGCGGCGCCGCGGAGCTCGAAGAGACGCTGCGGCCCTTCGCCGACACCGCCCGCGCGGCGCGCCCGCTGGTGGTCGTGGCCGATCGCTCGATGGACGCGGACCAACTCTCAACGGCGCTCGAGGCGGGCGCCGACGACCACCTCCCGCTGGACCTGCCCAAGGCCGCGCTCACGCAGCGCTTGCAGATCCTCGCCTTCCGCGCCGAGCGTCGACGGAAGGTGGACCTCGCGGCGTCCCTGAGAAGCATCGAGGGGGTCTTCCGAGAGCTCGGGGACGTGTTCAACGACATCGTCTTCGTCACGAGCGCAGACATGTCTCGCACGCTCTACGTCAGCCCCGCGCTCGAGCGGCTCCTCGGGCTGCCGCGGGAGACCGCGTACGCCGACGCGATGGCCTACTTCGAGCGCGTGCATCCCGACGACCGCGCCGCCCTCTCCGGCCTCGTGCAGGCGACGTCGCCGATCGAGCACCGTGTGGCCGACGCGGACGGGCGCTACGATTGGGTCGAGACGCGCGCCCACCCGGTCCGCGACGCGCACGGCGAGGTCGTGCGCTGGCTCGGCATCACGAGCGACATCAGCCGGCGCAAGCAGGCCGAGCAGGAGGCGAGCGCGCTCGAGCGGCTGCTCAACGGGGCCACCCTCGCGCTGGCGAAGCTGCTCCAGGCGAGCGACGCCGAGGAGGCGCTGCCCTCGGTGCTCGAGACGGTGGGCAGGGCCACGACGGCCCACCGCATCTACAGCGCGATGCACGGCGTGAGCGCGAGCGGGCGTCCGACGGTGCGCCTCACGCACGAGTGGCACGCCGACGAGATCCCCCCGATCGACGACCCGGGCGTCTTCAGCGAGCGCGAGGCCTCCCCCGATGCGCGCGCGGCCATGGAGCGGCTCGCGCGCGGCGAGGTCGTGGCCCTGCGGGCCTCGGAGATCTCCGACGCGGCGCGCGAAGGGCTCGCGTCGACGGGCGCGCGCGCCGTGCTCATGGTGCCGGTCCTGGTGCGCGGGCGCTGCCGTGGTCACATCGGGTTCATCGACTGCGAAGCGGAGCGGCGGTGGTCGACGCCGATGCGGCGGACCCTCCAGCTCACCGCGGCCGCGATCGGCGCGGTGTCGCTCCGCGAGCAGGCCGAGCGAGAGGTCGCCACCCAGAGCGCGAGGCTCCGCTCCCTCTTCGAAGCGACGAACCCCGCGGCGACGGTGTCGGCGCAGCTCGACTCGCTCATCGAGACCGCGGTGACGGCGTTCGGCATGGAGCTCGGCACGCTCGCGCGCGTGGACCAGGCCGCCCTCGAGTGCGAGATCGTGCGCGCGTTCCCGGCCGGCGGCCCCCTGGCGCCAGGCGCGAGCCTGCCCGTCTCGCCGGACATCCGTCAGATGTTCGCGGAGCGGCGGGCGCGGCTGATGGATGACCTCCCCGAGGGCGCGAGCGAAGCGACGCGACGGCTCTCCGTGCGTTCCTCCATGACCGTGCCCGTCTTCGTCGAGGACGAGGCCTGGGGGATCCTGTCCCTGCTGCGTCACACCCCACGGCCGCAGCCCTCCAACGAGGCCGATCGCGACTCGCTCGAGCTGCTCGGTCGGCTCGTCGGCCTGCTGCTCGAGCGCCGGGAGGCCGAGGCCCAGCGGCGCGTGATGGATGAACGGATGCAAGAGTCGCAGCGCCTCGAGAGCCTCGGCGTGCTGGCCGGCGGCGTGGCCCACGACTTCAACAACCTGCTCATGGCCATCATGGGCAACGCCGAGGTGGCGAAGCTCGATCTGGACGACGACCACCCGTCGAGCGAGGCGCTGTCGCACATCGTGCTCGCGTCGATGCGCGCCGCGGAGCTGACGCAGCAGGTGCTGACCTACGCCGGCAAGGCCCGCACCGAGCGCGACGCGATCGACGTGGGCGAGGCGGTGGCCGACATGGGGGAGCTGCTCAACGCCGCGCTGCCCAAGAACGCGACGCTCCGCGTGGCCGAGGACATCGCCGTGCCTCCCATCGAGGCCGACCCGGCGCAGCTCCGCCAGGTGCTCCTCAACTTGCTCTCCAACGCGGCGGAGGCGCTCGACGGATCCGCGGGTGAGATCACGGTCTCACTCTCGGCCGCGAGCGAGGCGCCAGCCGGCCGAATCGGTCACGCCTCCGACGGGGTCGAGCGTTGGGTCCGGATCGAAGTGCGCGACGACGGCCGAGGCATGGACGGCGACACGCTCGGGCGCGCGCTCGATCCTTTCTTCAGCACCAAGGCGCAAGGTCGCGGGCTCGGGCTCGCGGTGGTGACCGGCGTGGTCCGGAGCCACGGAGCGGTGCTCGACATCGACAGCGCGAAGGGCGAGGGGACGACGGTGCGCATCCACTGGCCGGCCTCGACCGTCGAGGCGCCGCCCGTGCAGCCCCCGAGGCCCGCGTCGCTCGACGGGCTTCGCGTGCTGGTGGTGGACGACGAGCCGCTCGTGCTGCGGGCCGTGGAGTCGCTGCTCTCCCGCGCCGGCGCGCGTGTCCGCACCGCCTTCGACGGCCAGGACGGGATCGAAGCCTACGACTCCGAGGGCCCCTTCGACCTCGTCGTCCTCGACCTGACCATGCCGCGTCGACACGGCAGCGAGGTGATGGCCGTCCTCCGCGAGCGCTCGCCCGCGCTCCCCATCCTGGTCATGAGCGGGTACCCGGACACGCAGGCGAGCAGCGACGCGCACACCCACTTCCTGCAGAAGCCTTTCCGGCCTCCCGAGCTGCTCGAACGCGTGGAGTCGCTGCTCGTCACCGGGTAG